The Dehalogenimonas lykanthroporepellens BL-DC-9 genome includes a window with the following:
- a CDS encoding conserved hypothetical protein (KEGG: sfu:Sfum_3784 hypothetical protein): protein MTHDTYKYRFDESVPAQELEDTFMLAMLAVESLHGRSRVRMESRFNLDTARRTCVIDASTDVGSDLARIFTGFATKEYGERSVLIERTQPSGCACASKHRATPAAATAGVAV, encoded by the coding sequence ATGACTCACGACACCTACAAGTACCGTTTTGACGAGTCGGTCCCGGCCCAGGAACTGGAAGACACTTTCATGCTGGCGATGCTGGCTGTCGAAAGCCTGCATGGCCGTTCCCGTGTGCGGATGGAGAGCCGGTTCAATCTGGACACGGCCCGCCGCACCTGCGTGATCGACGCCTCCACCGATGTCGGCAGCGACCTCGCCCGCATCTTCACCGGCTTCGCCACCAAGGAGTACGGCGAACGCTCGGTCCTGATCGAACGAACCCAGCCGTCGGGCTGCGCCTGTGCCTCCAAGCATCGCGCAACGCCCGCCGCCGCTACGGCGGGGGTGGC